A window of the Miscanthus floridulus cultivar M001 chromosome 14, ASM1932011v1, whole genome shotgun sequence genome harbors these coding sequences:
- the LOC136505934 gene encoding putrescine hydroxycinnamoyltransferase 1-like has translation MAVEMLESCMVTPGEATPKHRLWLSIFDLVQSRTHTPLVYLYRACSGSAAFSPDILKAALSKALVPFYPLAGRLGSDSTGRPDIHCTGDGVLFVTARADATLDKLDNASPSDELRRLLVPSAEGGDHTGALLMFQVTFFKCGGVCLGTASHHTACDGRAFGHFMTTWAAIASGDAEAATSLKPPYLDRTLLRGRSPPAVRFQHSGYPRRGSVPSKTKSPFDAAVFPVSKNQILALKGAAGASARKKVSTYSSMVAHVWRCSCKAKGLSGTVDSRVYATASVRSRVRPPLPVGYLGNAIARTRTTVTKVKDIVSSPLGTVVDTVSAAVAPLSDEYIRSLADYLEQAMSDGRGVHLGQWAISDTDLLVVSWIGLPIYDVDFGWGRPSFVSRALLDQSNLLYLVSSPDDDGRLNVTVSMEPQALSRFKKLFYEGLNYYSQLSQIDSAQARVVKHAKL, from the exons ATGGCAGTGGAGATGCTCGAGTCCTGCATGGTGACGCCCGGCGAGGCGACGCCCAAGCACCGGCTTTGGCTCTCCATCTTCGACCTCGTCCAGAGCAGGACCCACACTCCCCTGGTTTACTTGTACCGCGCCTGTTCTGGCTCGGCCGCCTTCTCGCCGGACATCCTGAAGGCAGCTCTGTCCAAGGCGCTTGTTCCCTTCTATCCCCTCGCTGGCCGCCTCGGATCGGACAGCACTGGCCGCCCCGACATCCACTGCACCGGCGACGGGGTACTCTTCGTCACCGCCCGCGCGGACGCCACCCTCGACAAGCTGGACAACGCTTCCCCATCGGATGAGCTGCGGCGGTTGCTTGTCCCGTCGGCCGAGGGCGGCGACCACACCGGCGCCTTGCTCATGTTCCAG GTGACATTTTTCAAGTGCGGCGGGGTGTGCCTCGGCACGGCAAGCCATCACACGGCGTGTGACGGCCGCGCGTTTGGCCACTTCATGACGACGTGGGCTGCCATCGCGAGCGGCGACGCCGAGGCGGCCACATCGCTGAAGCCGCCATACCTCGACCGCACGCTGCTCCGCGGACGTTCGCCGCCGGCCGTGCGCTTCCAGCACTCCGGGTACCCCCGGCGTGGCAGCGTACCGTCCAAGACCAAGTCGCCATTCGACGCTGCCGTCTTTCCCGTTTCCAAGAACCAAATCCTCGCGCTCAAAGGCGCCGCCGGCGCCAGCGCCAGGAAGAAGGTCTCCACCTACAGTTCTATGGTGGCGCATGTGTGGCGGTGCTCGTGCAAGGCGAAGGGCCTCAGTGGAACGGTGGACTCCCGGGTGTACGCCACGGCTAGCGTGCGCTCGCGCGTCCGGCCCCCTCTCCCGGTGGGCTACCTCGGCAACGCCATCGCCCGCACAAGGACGACGGTCACCAAGGTGAAGGACATCGTCTCCAGCCCACTCGGCACCGTCGTCGACACGGTctccgccgccgttgctccgTTGAGCGACGAGTACATACGGTCGCTGGCGGACTACCTGGAGCAAGCCATGAGCGACGGGCGGGGAGTTCACCTAGGCCAGTGGGCCATCTCGGACACTGACTTGCTTGTCGTCAGCTGGATCGGGCTGCCCATCTACGACGTGGATTTCGGCTGGGGCCGGCCGTCGTTCGTGAGCCGGGCCCTCCTCGACCAGAGCAACCTCCTTTACCTTGTGTCTAGCCCAGACGACGATGGCCGACTCAACGTCACCGTTTCTATGGAGCCACAGGCACTGTCCAGGTTCAAGAAGCTGTTCTACGAGGGGCTCAATTATTATTCCCAGCTTTCACAAATAGATTCTGCTCAAGCGCGTGTGGTTAAACATGCAAAACTttaa